A section of the Metabacillus endolithicus genome encodes:
- a CDS encoding 3D domain-containing protein yields MRAFKQTIATIGILLLSLPISYVANAESTKASLDRANEQLEQSQQTILQKEKEQQAINEEVKDIQGNVQALENQISTNEKSLAEVEAKISETQKIIAQKKEEIVLLLDKVYAREGIMEKRLVALQHSDRTTVVIETLINSESIGNFFERVGAVATLLDADQKIIDQQEADLKQIEEDKKEIDRQQQLLHTQQSDLEAKKAELEENRVKRNEALAVMQEKYQKLSAEINLAEKEKSTIQSQITSISDKLEKEQAAAKARAIELAKAKKAQEEAQAQQTVAPPTNNKDTSTVSGKEMYVSATAYSHEDTKNDVTYLGYNIKKNPNMKLIAVDPGVIPLGSKVWVEGYGVAIAGDTGGAIIGHKIDVLMPSSAKALQWGRKTVKIVILD; encoded by the coding sequence ATGCGAGCTTTTAAGCAAACTATTGCCACAATTGGTATCCTTTTATTATCCTTACCTATTTCTTACGTGGCAAACGCAGAATCAACAAAGGCATCTTTAGATCGTGCCAATGAACAGCTAGAGCAGAGTCAACAAACCATTCTTCAAAAAGAAAAAGAGCAACAAGCGATAAATGAAGAAGTTAAAGACATTCAAGGAAATGTACAAGCCTTAGAAAATCAGATTTCTACTAACGAGAAAAGTTTAGCTGAAGTAGAAGCAAAAATATCAGAAACTCAGAAAATAATTGCACAGAAAAAAGAGGAAATAGTCCTTTTACTTGATAAAGTATATGCTCGTGAAGGAATTATGGAAAAGCGTTTAGTCGCTCTTCAACATAGTGACCGCACGACAGTTGTGATTGAAACCCTCATTAATTCAGAAAGCATTGGTAATTTCTTTGAACGTGTTGGCGCAGTTGCCACTTTACTAGATGCAGATCAAAAAATAATAGATCAACAAGAAGCTGATTTAAAGCAGATTGAAGAAGATAAAAAAGAAATTGATCGTCAACAACAACTTCTTCACACACAACAAAGTGATCTTGAAGCGAAGAAAGCTGAACTAGAAGAAAACCGTGTAAAAAGAAACGAAGCATTAGCTGTTATGCAGGAAAAATATCAAAAGCTTTCAGCAGAAATTAATCTCGCTGAAAAAGAAAAATCAACAATACAATCACAAATTACCTCTATTTCAGATAAGTTAGAAAAGGAGCAAGCCGCTGCTAAAGCAAGAGCTATTGAATTAGCAAAGGCGAAAAAAGCACAAGAAGAAGCACAAGCTCAGCAAACTGTTGCTCCACCAACAAATAACAAAGACACTTCTACTGTTTCCGGAAAAGAAATGTATGTTTCAGCAACAGCTTATAGTCATGAGGATACTAAAAACGATGTTACTTATTTAGGATATAACATAAAGAAGAATCCAAACATGAAATTAATTGCAGTAGACCCAGGTGTTATCCCACTTGGTTCAAAAGTGTGGGTTGAGGGATATGGTGTTGCAATCGCTGGTGACACAGGTGGTGCGATTATTGGTCATAAAATTGATGTTCTCATGCCATCAAGTGCAAAAGCATTGCAATGGGGCCGAAAGACAGTAAAAATTGTTATTCTTGACTAA
- a CDS encoding ABC transporter permease, translating into MTWHVFIKELKDSIRDRKTIMLSVMLPILFNIGLLFFMEKIIMDDSVEQVNVAVEQNTDKLVLNWLEELDEIEIVSTDDPVHLVEEGEALVAVSADENFSLKLENNEMPEVIVQADPTSTKGGSTQDLIANTLALKQQEYIQQYLVESNIDPTSLEPFKINIKSMSEGDDTSLYLISIFAQLIIVLAVLMGGLPAANDLFAGEKERKTMEALLMTPVNRLHIIIGKWLAISTLSMVSGIFSVITFIIGVNVFTEKLADALQLDENIGFFTISLLVGIIFFALLISSLQMLISLMANNLKEAQNYISPITTLAMVPYFILIGVSANELSTMHFLIPFLNIYALIKQLIYGIYDTTSLLLVAGSSAAFICLTFFIAYAMFMKSKWVLGKS; encoded by the coding sequence ATGACTTGGCATGTTTTTATAAAAGAACTGAAAGATTCTATAAGAGATCGTAAAACCATTATGCTCAGCGTCATGTTACCTATATTATTTAACATTGGATTATTGTTTTTTATGGAAAAGATCATTATGGATGATTCTGTTGAACAAGTAAACGTTGCAGTGGAGCAGAATACAGATAAACTCGTTCTGAATTGGCTGGAGGAATTAGACGAAATCGAAATCGTGTCTACAGATGATCCTGTTCACTTAGTAGAAGAGGGCGAAGCATTAGTTGCAGTTTCTGCCGATGAAAATTTCAGTCTGAAGTTAGAAAACAATGAAATGCCTGAAGTAATTGTTCAAGCTGATCCAACTAGCACAAAAGGGGGAAGCACCCAGGATTTAATTGCAAATACGCTAGCATTAAAACAACAAGAGTATATTCAGCAATACCTAGTTGAGAGTAATATTGATCCAACTTCTTTAGAGCCTTTTAAAATCAACATCAAAAGCATGAGTGAAGGAGATGATACGTCACTGTATTTAATCTCAATCTTTGCTCAACTCATTATCGTATTAGCCGTTTTAATGGGAGGACTACCAGCAGCAAACGATTTATTTGCAGGAGAAAAAGAACGGAAAACAATGGAAGCTTTACTAATGACTCCCGTTAATCGTCTTCATATTATCATTGGTAAATGGCTAGCCATAAGCACATTAAGTATGGTGAGTGGAATTTTCTCTGTTATTACCTTCATTATTGGGGTAAATGTTTTTACAGAAAAACTTGCTGATGCATTACAATTGGATGAAAATATAGGATTTTTTACAATCAGCTTATTAGTTGGTATTATCTTCTTTGCATTATTAATCTCAAGTTTACAAATGCTCATCAGCTTAATGGCAAACAACTTAAAAGAAGCACAAAATTATATCTCACCGATTACAACTCTGGCGATGGTTCCATACTTCATCTTAATTGGTGTCTCAGCTAATGAATTATCAACCATGCATTTTCTTATTCCATTTCTCAATATCTACGCATTAATTAAACAGTTAATCTACGGTATTTATGATACAACAAGCTTATTATTAGTAGCTGGAAGCTCAGCAGCATTCATTTGTTTAACATTCTTTATAGCATATGCCATGTTCATGAAAAGCAAATGGGTGCTTGGTAAGTCATAA
- a CDS encoding ATP-binding cassette domain-containing protein, translated as MIKINHVSRSFKDKKKTIQAVNNVTCEIRKGDVVGLLGENGAGKTTLLRMISTMLEPTEGSIMIDGIDIHKEPMKIKGRIGVLFGSETGLYDRLSSRENLAYFAKLHGLSKNETENRIHQLAVRFGMKEYMDRKVGGFSKGMRQKVTIARTLIHNPEIILLDEPTTGLDITSANMFRELIHQLRREGKTIIFSSHIMEEVKQLCQSIIMIHKGEMIYNGSTEDLYKQEESDDLNYIFMSRIIRGNE; from the coding sequence ATGATCAAGATAAATCATGTTTCAAGATCCTTTAAAGATAAAAAGAAAACCATTCAGGCAGTAAATAATGTTACGTGTGAAATTCGTAAAGGAGATGTAGTTGGGTTACTTGGGGAAAATGGCGCAGGAAAAACCACTCTCCTTAGGATGATATCAACGATGTTAGAGCCAACAGAGGGTAGCATTATGATTGACGGAATTGATATTCATAAAGAACCTATGAAAATTAAAGGGCGGATTGGTGTTCTATTCGGAAGTGAGACTGGTCTTTATGATCGTTTATCAAGCCGTGAAAACCTTGCCTATTTCGCAAAGTTGCACGGGTTAAGTAAAAATGAAACCGAAAATCGAATTCATCAGCTTGCTGTTCGATTTGGCATGAAGGAATATATGGATCGAAAGGTTGGAGGCTTTTCAAAAGGCATGCGTCAAAAAGTAACGATAGCTAGGACCCTTATCCACAACCCGGAGATCATTTTATTAGACGAACCTACAACAGGATTAGATATTACCTCTGCAAATATGTTTCGAGAGCTCATTCATCAGCTTAGACGTGAGGGGAAAACAATTATTTTCTCTAGTCACATTATGGAAGAGGTAAAACAGCTTTGCCAATCTATTATTATGATTCATAAAGGAGAAATGATTTATAACGGATCTACCGAGGACCTATACAAGCAAGAAGAAAGTGATGATTTAAACTATATCTTTATGTCTCGGATTATTAGGGGGAATGAATAA
- a CDS encoding LytR/AlgR family response regulator transcription factor, which yields MIKVGLVDDQKYDLEKLQITLSKEANIEIVFATNNSEEAYKLIKSADIDLLITDIEMPELSGYELADFIHSYAMDIKVIFVTGHSGYAVHAFELDVLDYIMKPFSKERLLRGINRLQKKKEIADKTKLVLKNKSDIFFIDKKGIIYIERTGRSTTIYTYEGDFSTYQTLNELEEELAGSHFVRSHRGFIINIHYVKNFSLYTKNSYTVHFQKTKNTAIITKSSLDKLQDQFYN from the coding sequence ATGATAAAAGTTGGTTTAGTTGATGACCAAAAATATGACTTAGAGAAATTGCAGATCACGCTTTCGAAAGAAGCTAATATTGAAATTGTCTTTGCGACGAATAACTCAGAGGAAGCCTACAAATTAATTAAAAGTGCGGATATTGATTTACTTATTACTGACATTGAAATGCCGGAGTTATCAGGATATGAATTAGCCGATTTTATACACAGCTACGCAATGGATATAAAGGTGATATTTGTAACCGGTCATAGTGGATATGCAGTTCATGCTTTTGAATTAGATGTTTTGGATTATATTATGAAACCATTTTCAAAAGAAAGATTGCTTAGAGGAATTAATCGATTACAAAAGAAAAAAGAGATAGCTGATAAAACAAAGCTGGTCCTAAAAAATAAATCTGACATCTTTTTTATTGATAAGAAAGGAATTATTTATATTGAAAGGACGGGAAGATCGACAACCATTTATACATATGAAGGAGATTTTTCTACCTATCAAACATTAAATGAGTTGGAGGAAGAGCTGGCGGGTTCACATTTTGTTCGTTCTCATAGGGGGTTTATTATTAACATTCATTATGTAAAAAACTTCTCGTTATATACAAAAAACTCCTATACTGTTCATTTCCAAAAAACAAAGAATACAGCTATTATTACAAAATCAAGTCTCGATAAGCTTCAAGATCAATTTTATAACTAG
- a CDS encoding sensor histidine kinase — MNSILYIVFICSMYLMAYFKLFIDQHQLVVMLLVGIHVAVIMLHRKEINMLSLSLSTLTFKRTSFFIVLQVIFLAVIVTTKQESSQIISLIGMFVCEVVRLRKLPIEVKEQHEVQQLSKKLEEMNGHFLTVRSQRHDFLKHVSALEFLIEHEANHKAKEYFRTLLGEYNTVNQAIKGEDSHISSILLKYKKSAEQTGTDIEYNFNVPVSSLPLKPIHQVQLIANLLENAVEASQSYHDIYHHSALTLKTESHGGIYILEIINNAIFTDKSEIDYMFEKFGTTSKGKDHQGLGTFIISNLVKSYNGRLSFQYIENTINIKIKIPIVKG; from the coding sequence GTGAATTCTATTTTATATATCGTCTTCATATGCAGTATGTATTTAATGGCATATTTTAAGCTATTCATAGATCAACATCAACTAGTGGTGATGCTTTTGGTGGGGATTCATGTTGCAGTTATCATGTTACATCGTAAAGAAATAAACATGCTTTCTTTATCTTTATCAACTTTAACTTTTAAAAGGACTAGTTTCTTTATAGTGCTTCAAGTAATATTTCTAGCAGTTATCGTAACAACAAAACAGGAAAGTTCTCAAATTATTTCTTTAATCGGGATGTTTGTTTGCGAAGTCGTTAGGTTAAGAAAGCTGCCGATTGAAGTAAAAGAACAACATGAGGTTCAACAGTTGTCTAAAAAGTTGGAAGAGATGAACGGACATTTTTTAACAGTAAGATCACAACGACATGATTTTCTAAAGCATGTTAGTGCTTTAGAATTTCTTATAGAACATGAAGCGAATCATAAAGCAAAGGAATACTTTCGCACATTGCTTGGTGAATATAATACAGTCAACCAGGCAATAAAAGGAGAGGATTCTCATATCTCTTCCATTCTATTAAAATATAAAAAATCAGCTGAACAAACAGGGACAGATATTGAATATAACTTTAATGTACCAGTCTCATCACTGCCTTTGAAGCCGATTCATCAGGTTCAATTGATCGCAAATCTCCTAGAGAATGCCGTTGAGGCTTCACAGAGTTATCACGATATTTATCACCATTCCGCCCTTACTTTAAAAACAGAAAGTCATGGCGGCATTTATATTCTTGAAATCATAAACAATGCCATATTCACTGATAAAAGCGAAATAGATTATATGTTTGAAAAGTTCGGTACAACTTCAAAGGGGAAAGATCATCAAGGGTTAGGTACCTTTATCATCTCTAATTTAGTAAAGTCCTATAATGGGCGATTATCTTTTCAATATATTGAAAATACAATAAATATAAAGATAAAAATACCAATAGTTAAAGGCTGA
- a CDS encoding CBO0543 family protein encodes MSPSLMDIMETQVKLSKIRWDYWRDDIIFSYQWWFLIITFVILFIVWIRLLDKRRLLTILLFGFITLNIVTFLDTLGGELQIWEYPKMILPWGPRILCIDLMISIYFMLLYQFFTKWRSYIFASIILSAIFSFIFEPIAILLGIYIQLSWSHFYSFPIYILLAISIKWIVEKLIKINNLTKG; translated from the coding sequence ATGAGTCCGAGCCTAATGGATATTATGGAAACTCAAGTAAAATTATCAAAAATTCGTTGGGATTATTGGCGAGATGATATTATTTTTAGCTATCAATGGTGGTTCCTTATTATTACTTTTGTTATTTTATTTATTGTATGGATTCGTTTATTAGACAAAAGAAGACTGTTGACGATTCTTTTATTTGGATTTATTACACTAAATATCGTAACCTTTTTGGACACTCTTGGAGGAGAGCTGCAAATTTGGGAATATCCTAAAATGATTCTGCCTTGGGGCCCAAGAATCTTATGTATTGATCTAATGATTTCCATTTATTTTATGTTACTTTATCAATTTTTCACAAAATGGAGATCATACATTTTCGCCTCCATCATCCTATCTGCTATCTTCTCATTTATTTTTGAACCGATAGCTATTTTATTAGGAATTTATATACAGTTAAGTTGGTCTCATTTTTACTCATTTCCTATTTATATCCTTTTAGCGATCAGCATTAAATGGATTGTTGAGAAGTTAATTAAGATAAATAACCTTACAAAAGGCTGA
- a CDS encoding ABC transporter ATP-binding protein yields MLKLRAFLHPYKIPMVVALLLMLAELTVELLQPLLMAKIIDDGILKEDYSVVTFWGAVMLALSFLAFASGIINSFYAAHVSQGFGFDIRKQLFGKVQSFTFEKLSKFPASSLITRMTNDITQLQNTLFMGLRIMLRAPLLIIGSVIMSFFVNAALATVFAFVIPFVIILLIWIMRKGSGLFKKVQAKLDAVNDVLRENLMGMRLIKAYVRRGHEIERFTKATDSLRNSTTKALRMIEMAMPILLLIMNIGIIYILWNGQVQVASGNVQVGEVVAIVNYGLRTTAALSMFSFIVMFLSRSRASASRVMEVLEIDEAEEKSVGKQVLLQDGSIYFNNVSFVYPGTSERVLKDISFHVKAGDTVAVMGGTGSGKSSLFQLIPRLYEVDSGKILIDDVPVRSMNIECLRNQIGLVPQEAVLFSGSVKDNIAWGKEHASYEEIIEAAKAAQIHETIIKLPNQYETKIGQKGVNLSGGQKQRLSVARAFVRRPKILLLDDSTSALDVKTEKKLLNALKNYTCTTLLITQKISTAQEADYTLLLDEGKIVAYGHHHELLETSPLYQKIYRSQMMEEVPDVKASN; encoded by the coding sequence ATGTTAAAATTAAGAGCGTTTCTACATCCATACAAAATACCGATGGTCGTTGCATTGCTATTAATGTTAGCTGAGTTAACAGTGGAGTTGTTACAACCTTTATTGATGGCAAAAATTATTGATGATGGAATACTTAAAGAGGACTATTCGGTTGTTACATTTTGGGGCGCCGTGATGTTGGCCTTGTCTTTCCTCGCGTTTGCTTCAGGTATTATTAATTCTTTCTATGCTGCACACGTTAGTCAAGGCTTTGGTTTTGATATAAGAAAACAATTATTTGGAAAGGTTCAATCCTTTACTTTTGAGAAGCTAAGTAAGTTTCCGGCATCATCTCTTATTACGAGAATGACTAATGATATTACACAGCTACAAAATACCCTGTTTATGGGACTTAGAATCATGTTAAGAGCCCCGCTTCTTATTATTGGCTCAGTTATTATGTCCTTTTTTGTTAACGCTGCTTTAGCAACAGTCTTTGCGTTTGTGATTCCATTTGTTATCATTCTGCTTATTTGGATTATGAGAAAAGGTAGTGGTTTATTCAAAAAGGTTCAAGCTAAATTAGATGCTGTGAATGATGTTTTAAGAGAAAATCTAATGGGGATGAGGTTAATAAAGGCTTATGTTCGTAGAGGTCACGAAATTGAACGTTTTACAAAAGCCACTGATTCATTAAGGAATTCAACAACAAAAGCATTGCGAATGATTGAAATGGCAATGCCGATCCTGCTTCTTATTATGAACATAGGGATTATCTACATTTTGTGGAATGGTCAAGTACAGGTTGCAAGTGGAAATGTTCAGGTAGGTGAAGTGGTTGCAATTGTCAACTATGGACTTAGAACAACAGCAGCATTATCGATGTTTTCCTTTATTGTTATGTTTCTTTCGCGCTCTCGTGCTTCAGCTTCACGTGTGATGGAAGTTTTAGAAATAGATGAAGCGGAAGAAAAGTCTGTGGGGAAACAGGTATTACTTCAAGACGGAAGTATCTATTTTAATAATGTTTCATTTGTTTATCCTGGAACTAGTGAAAGAGTATTAAAAGATATTTCTTTTCATGTGAAAGCGGGTGACACGGTGGCGGTAATGGGTGGCACTGGGTCTGGGAAGTCATCTCTTTTTCAGTTAATTCCAAGATTATATGAAGTTGACTCTGGGAAGATCTTAATCGATGATGTTCCAGTTAGAAGCATGAATATTGAGTGTTTGCGGAATCAAATAGGCTTAGTTCCTCAGGAAGCTGTGTTATTTTCTGGGTCAGTAAAGGACAATATTGCGTGGGGGAAAGAGCATGCTTCATACGAAGAGATCATTGAAGCAGCAAAAGCGGCACAAATTCACGAAACAATTATCAAGCTGCCCAATCAGTATGAAACAAAAATAGGGCAGAAAGGGGTCAATCTTTCAGGTGGACAAAAGCAAAGATTATCTGTCGCAAGAGCTTTTGTCCGAAGACCCAAAATCCTTTTGTTAGATGACAGTACGAGTGCCCTTGATGTGAAAACAGAAAAGAAATTACTGAATGCTTTAAAGAACTATACCTGCACAACTTTACTTATTACCCAAAAAATTAGTACAGCACAAGAGGCTGATTATACCCTGTTGTTGGATGAAGGGAAGATAGTAGCTTATGGACATCATCATGAGTTATTAGAAACATCCCCTCTCTATCAAAAAATTTATCGTTCGCAAATGATGGAGGAGGTGCCCGATGTTAAAGCATCTAACTAG
- a CDS encoding glycerol-3-phosphate responsive antiterminator encodes MDMLQEFTKRLEEDQVIASIKDPKSLDQFLNTDIQMAFLLTGNISVIKRYVDLLKKNNRFVFLHIEKIPGISYDREGLKFIAKYVKPTGIITTKSSLIQLAKKEGLLTIQRLFLVDTDAVKNGLQTVNDIKPDALEVMPALIPDMISKLKRDTNLPIITGGLVQNQLQIEAALESGAVAVSTGRPWLWKTRKEDRALYINK; translated from the coding sequence ATGGACATGCTACAGGAATTTACAAAAAGATTGGAAGAAGATCAAGTTATTGCATCTATCAAAGATCCAAAAAGCCTAGATCAGTTTTTAAACACAGATATACAAATGGCCTTTTTATTAACAGGAAACATTAGCGTGATAAAGAGATATGTTGACTTACTAAAGAAAAACAACCGATTTGTTTTTTTACACATCGAAAAAATCCCCGGAATAAGTTATGACCGTGAAGGATTGAAATTTATAGCAAAGTACGTAAAGCCAACTGGAATTATAACAACAAAAAGCTCACTTATCCAATTAGCAAAAAAAGAAGGGTTGTTAACAATCCAAAGACTCTTTTTAGTTGATACAGATGCGGTGAAAAATGGCTTGCAAACAGTTAATGACATTAAACCTGATGCTCTTGAGGTTATGCCTGCGCTTATTCCAGATATGATTAGCAAGCTAAAAAGAGACACAAATCTTCCTATTATTACAGGTGGACTTGTCCAAAATCAATTACAAATTGAAGCAGCATTAGAGAGTGGAGCTGTAGCTGTTTCGACAGGGAGACCTTGGCTTTGGAAGACACGTAAAGAGGATAGAGCTTTGTATATAAATAAATGA
- a CDS encoding ABC transporter ATP-binding protein: MKRVELRNVTKSYDGKSDVINEIDVTIEPGEFFVLVGPSGCGKSTMLRMIAGLEDISKGELYIGDVLSNQLPASQRNLSMVFQNYALYPHLSVEQNITFGLHTKKISKSEQKKRCIETAEMLGLSDLLDRKPRQLSGGQRQRVALARAIVTHAPICLMDEPLSNLDAKLRAKMRSEIRQIQRKLGITMVYVTHDQTEAMTMGDRMMILHNGKIQQIGRPIDIYNISANTFVASFIGAPPMNLSEVSVRDNCLQLDDHRSILLANEVASLLPKDKKLMVGVRSEDVKLAKDGQVSFFAEAVNVEVLGTETLITFEVGHKQWIAKWNGQWNVDIGERIPLYVTPSDIYMFEADSGECIWHQSNRFDQHTLKEAVL; this comes from the coding sequence ATGAAGCGTGTAGAGTTGAGAAACGTAACAAAGTCCTATGATGGAAAATCTGATGTGATAAATGAAATTGATGTCACGATTGAACCAGGTGAATTTTTTGTGTTAGTAGGTCCTTCTGGATGTGGAAAAAGCACAATGCTTCGAATGATTGCTGGGCTTGAGGATATATCGAAAGGAGAGCTATATATTGGTGACGTTCTTTCCAATCAACTACCAGCTAGTCAGCGTAACCTATCAATGGTGTTCCAAAACTATGCATTATATCCACATCTAAGTGTTGAACAAAATATTACGTTTGGCTTACATACAAAGAAAATTTCAAAATCCGAACAAAAGAAACGTTGTATAGAGACGGCGGAAATGCTGGGGTTGTCGGATTTATTAGATCGTAAACCGCGGCAATTATCAGGTGGACAACGACAAAGGGTGGCATTAGCACGTGCGATTGTGACGCATGCACCGATTTGTTTGATGGATGAGCCTTTATCTAACTTAGATGCAAAGTTAAGGGCGAAAATGAGATCAGAAATCAGACAGATTCAAAGAAAGCTAGGAATTACGATGGTCTATGTTACACATGATCAAACAGAAGCAATGACAATGGGTGACCGCATGATGATTTTACATAACGGGAAAATTCAGCAAATTGGTAGGCCAATTGATATCTATAATATTTCAGCAAATACGTTTGTAGCATCCTTTATTGGAGCTCCTCCGATGAATCTCTCGGAAGTCTCAGTAAGGGACAATTGTTTACAGCTTGATGATCATCGCTCAATTTTACTAGCTAATGAGGTTGCTAGTCTGTTGCCTAAGGATAAGAAGCTAATGGTAGGAGTTCGTTCTGAGGATGTAAAGCTTGCAAAAGACGGACAGGTGAGCTTTTTCGCTGAGGCTGTGAATGTAGAGGTGCTTGGTACAGAAACTCTCATTACATTTGAGGTTGGTCATAAGCAGTGGATAGCAAAATGGAACGGACAATGGAACGTTGATATCGGGGAAAGAATACCGTTATACGTTACACCTTCCGATATTTATATGTTTGAAGCTGATAGTGGGGAGTGTATATGGCATCAATCTAATAGGTTTGATCAACACACTCTCAAGGAGGCAGTTTTATGA
- a CDS encoding carbohydrate ABC transporter permease, translated as MSSLPDVSSPSLDIQTSSKAKKRELPNLLIGLLYLAPSIILFGLFLFYPMIRTLYLSFFLTDGQGVPITFVGLENFTYLLQSKSFQQSLKATILFVLYTVPLGVVIALFLAVIANEKVKGIGFFRTMFSSTMGMSVAASSVIWMFMYNPAIGILNKLVTAVGGSEIQWLLDPKYALFSVAVSTIWMNTGFAFLILLGGLQNIDDYLYENAEIAGVSYWYKLRKITIPMLSPTLFFIVTVSLINAFQTFGQIDILTKGGPVESTNVIVYSIYKDAFINYNVGSASAQATILFFCILFITILQFKLGERKVHYQ; from the coding sequence ATGAGTAGCTTGCCTGATGTTTCATCACCTTCGCTTGATATACAAACAAGTTCAAAAGCCAAAAAAAGAGAGTTACCCAACTTGTTAATAGGATTACTTTATCTGGCACCATCTATTATCTTGTTCGGATTATTTCTTTTTTATCCAATGATACGTACGTTATATCTGAGCTTTTTTTTAACAGATGGACAAGGAGTGCCAATTACGTTTGTAGGCCTTGAAAACTTCACTTACCTTTTACAGTCTAAGAGCTTTCAACAAAGTCTTAAAGCAACAATACTGTTTGTATTGTACACAGTTCCGCTAGGAGTGGTGATTGCCTTATTTTTAGCTGTTATTGCTAATGAGAAGGTGAAGGGAATAGGCTTTTTTCGAACGATGTTTTCTTCCACGATGGGAATGAGTGTTGCGGCCTCTTCGGTTATTTGGATGTTTATGTATAACCCGGCAATAGGAATATTAAATAAATTGGTCACTGCTGTTGGTGGCTCTGAAATCCAGTGGTTACTAGATCCGAAGTATGCCCTGTTTTCTGTTGCAGTGTCAACGATTTGGATGAATACAGGATTTGCTTTTCTTATTTTGTTAGGTGGCTTGCAAAATATAGATGATTACTTGTACGAGAATGCTGAAATAGCAGGAGTAAGCTATTGGTATAAGCTCAGGAAGATAACAATTCCGATGTTATCTCCCACTCTATTTTTCATTGTTACCGTATCGTTAATCAATGCATTTCAAACCTTTGGTCAGATTGATATTTTAACAAAGGGAGGACCAGTGGAGTCCACAAATGTTATTGTTTATTCCATCTATAAAGATGCCTTTATAAACTATAATGTTGGATCTGCAAGTGCTCAAGCAACAATTCTTTTCTTCTGTATTTTATTTATTACCATTCTTCAATTTAAGCTTGGGGAACGGAAGGTGCATTATCAATGA
- a CDS encoding carbohydrate ABC transporter permease, producing MRSLKKIVLYILLIISVIFMVFPIFYAFMISFMQGGEVLKGNLIPNSLTLENYKSAFEKVPLLQYLWNSFYVSTVVMVGQIIVSSLAAFAFVFISFKGRELIFFLFISTMMIPWEATMVPNFITIQKLGWLNSYSSLTIPFFALAFGTFLLRQQFKTIPKELYEASQVAGISRFRFFWNVVLPVSKTSLITLGIYSFLTTWNMYLWPLLVTNNESVRTVQIGLKQLQSQEISTEWGVVMAAVVVVILPTLILLFIGQKRLQSGLTQGAIK from the coding sequence ATGAGGAGTCTGAAAAAGATCGTCTTATATATATTGTTAATTATTTCAGTTATTTTTATGGTATTTCCAATTTTTTATGCATTCATGATCAGTTTTATGCAAGGAGGAGAGGTGCTCAAAGGTAATCTAATCCCTAATAGTCTTACTTTAGAAAACTATAAATCTGCTTTTGAAAAGGTTCCTCTTCTTCAATATCTTTGGAACAGCTTTTATGTGTCAACTGTTGTTATGGTAGGCCAAATAATTGTGTCCAGCCTGGCGGCATTTGCTTTTGTGTTTATATCCTTTAAAGGAAGAGAGCTTATCTTCTTCTTATTTATCTCAACAATGATGATTCCTTGGGAAGCAACAATGGTTCCGAATTTCATAACGATTCAAAAACTAGGTTGGCTGAATTCCTATTCTAGTCTTACCATTCCCTTTTTCGCATTAGCCTTCGGAACTTTCTTGTTAAGACAACAATTCAAAACAATACCTAAGGAGTTGTATGAAGCCTCACAGGTTGCTGGAATAAGTCGTTTTCGCTTCTTTTGGAACGTTGTTTTACCAGTTTCAAAAACAAGCTTAATTACATTAGGAATCTATAGCTTTTTAACCACCTGGAATATGTACCTATGGCCTCTGCTTGTCACAAACAACGAAAGTGTTCGTACGGTACAAATTGGTTTAAAACAGCTGCAGTCACAAGAAATTTCAACCGAATGGGGGGTGGTGATGGCAGCAGTCGTTGTAGTTATTCTTCCAACACTTATTTTATTGTTTATTGGTCAAAAGCGTCTTCAGAGTGGACTTACTCAAGGTGCAATTAAGTAA